Proteins from a single region of Natrinema salifodinae:
- the citZ gene encoding citrate synthase, producing MSDDLKKGLEGVLVAESELSSIDGDAGRLIYRGYAIEELARGTSYEEALYLLWNGYLPTEDELEPFADALMNEREVDDTVLETMEKLAAADERPMAALRTAVSMFSAFEPESDADPEDLDATLRQGRRITAKIPTALAAFERYRIGEEPVDPHPDLGLAANFLYMLTGEEPDDVAAETFDQALILHADHGLNASTFTSMVIGSTMADIYSAVTGGICALSGPLHGGANQDVMEVLMEIDESNLDPLDWVEQATDEGRRIPGFGHRVYNVKDPRAKILQERSEELAAEGDSKWYDITSTIEEYLTEEKGLVDKGIAPNVDFYSGSVYYQLGIPIDMYTPIFAMSRVGGWIAHVLEYQDDNRLIRPRARYVGSEDQGFVPLEER from the coding sequence ATGTCTGACGACCTCAAGAAAGGGCTCGAGGGTGTGTTAGTCGCCGAATCGGAACTCAGTTCGATCGACGGTGACGCGGGCCGCCTGATCTATCGCGGCTACGCGATCGAGGAGCTCGCTCGCGGGACGAGCTACGAGGAAGCCCTCTACCTGCTCTGGAACGGTTACCTCCCGACCGAAGACGAGCTCGAGCCGTTCGCGGACGCGCTCATGAACGAACGCGAGGTCGACGACACCGTCCTCGAGACGATGGAGAAACTCGCCGCGGCCGACGAACGTCCCATGGCCGCCCTGCGGACCGCCGTCTCGATGTTCTCGGCCTTCGAACCCGAGAGCGACGCCGATCCAGAGGATCTCGACGCCACGCTCCGGCAGGGCCGGCGGATCACGGCCAAGATCCCGACCGCGCTTGCAGCCTTCGAGCGCTACCGCATCGGCGAGGAGCCGGTCGACCCCCACCCCGACCTGGGCCTGGCGGCGAACTTCCTCTACATGCTGACCGGCGAGGAGCCCGACGACGTCGCCGCCGAGACGTTCGACCAGGCGCTGATCCTCCACGCCGACCACGGACTGAACGCCTCGACGTTCACGTCGATGGTCATCGGCTCGACGATGGCCGACATCTACAGCGCCGTGACCGGCGGTATCTGCGCCCTCTCGGGGCCGCTCCACGGCGGCGCGAATCAGGACGTCATGGAAGTGCTGATGGAGATCGACGAGAGCAACCTCGATCCCCTCGACTGGGTCGAGCAGGCCACCGACGAGGGCCGCCGGATCCCCGGCTTCGGCCACCGCGTCTACAACGTCAAGGACCCCCGCGCGAAGATCCTCCAGGAGCGCAGCGAGGAACTCGCCGCCGAAGGCGACTCGAAGTGGTACGACATCACGAGCACCATCGAGGAGTACCTCACCGAGGAGAAAGGGCTGGTCGACAAGGGCATCGCCCCGAACGTCGACTTCTACTCCGGGTCGGTCTACTACCAGCTCGGTATTCCGATCGACATGTACACGCCAATCTTTGCGATGAGCCGCGTCGGCGGCTGGATCGCACACGTCCTCGAGTACCAGGACGACAACCGCCTCATCCGCCCGCGCGCCCGGTACGTCGGCTCCGAGGACCAGGGATTCGTCCCGCTCGAAGAGCGGTAA
- a CDS encoding VOC family protein yields the protein MDVIHTALWVSDIERTRDFYIDGLGLQENWSFTGGDGVENVYIGGENAEFQFKYDPDGGPEIESGTMAHVAVGVDSTDDAFERLVERADPPVREEPTTMADIDRRVAFVEDPNGYVVELVERLD from the coding sequence ATGGACGTCATTCACACGGCCCTGTGGGTATCGGACATCGAACGGACCCGGGACTTCTATATCGACGGGCTCGGCCTGCAGGAGAACTGGTCGTTCACCGGCGGTGACGGCGTCGAAAACGTCTACATCGGCGGCGAGAACGCCGAGTTCCAGTTCAAGTACGATCCGGACGGCGGGCCGGAAATCGAGTCGGGGACGATGGCCCACGTCGCCGTCGGCGTCGACAGTACCGACGACGCCTTCGAGCGCCTGGTCGAGCGCGCGGACCCGCCGGTTCGCGAGGAACCGACGACGATGGCCGACATCGATCGCCGCGTCGCGTTCGTCGAGGACCCGAACGGCTACGTCGTCGAACTGGTCGAACGACTCGACTGA